One Sphingobacteriales bacterium genomic region harbors:
- a CDS encoding PAS domain S-box protein, which yields MLLKSNNISNNSENYLELINNLPGMIYRCQNDPFWTMKFISNRSVELTGFTPEELIDNKRIAFSDLIFEEDRIKVWEDVQEALKKREKYTLKYRILTKNHEIKWVGEQGYGVWNEKDELIFLEGIIMDISLQEQYKNSLEKAEERYRNIFENLLDVYYESTFEGKILEISPSVYHLLGYTREELIGNNVSMQYKDIAQRNEMINLLSETQSVHNYHITLLSKSGKEVEVGIHVTIDTKSREFPVMRGILRDITELMQMQASLEEREKYYRSLFTNAPSPFFSLNNNFYFEEANPAFLEMTGYHYEELLQKSIFDLIPENEHVRLDFIRQELEKNRKIDNFELNLVHKDGEIINILLSGNLCIDTHADTCISQFIATNFSQRKLLEEELEKAKRKAEESDRIKSAFLANMSHEIRTPMNAIMGFSSLLRDETLTYEERCTYIDIILKRGNDLLQIISDIIDISRIEAGDIRIVIDKIFVNKFLREITGEYVKIKKLKGKDHISIRNSLQSLDDNVYIESDKVRLSQIFENLLSNALKFTQDGYIEIGYEILPGFIEFYVRDTGIGIPPDKHEIIFERFRQATDSQAIDYGGTGLGLAIVKSLVTILGGSLRLDSAVNSGSTFYFTIPFSGKLKADHSAKKVEMIEHQKPNLTNRKILIAEDEINNYYYLESVISRYGAKVIWATDGYSAIEMMKNQPDIDLVLMDIKMPGIDGFIATRKIREFNQGVVIIAQTAYAMSHDRERAFQSGCTDYISKPIRIESLNKMLLKYFPA from the coding sequence ATGCTGCTAAAAAGCAATAATATTTCAAATAATTCTGAAAATTATCTGGAATTAATCAACAACCTTCCGGGAATGATTTACCGTTGCCAGAACGACCCATTCTGGACAATGAAATTTATCAGCAACCGCTCGGTTGAACTGACAGGGTTCACCCCTGAAGAGCTTATCGATAACAAAAGAATCGCTTTTTCCGACCTGATTTTTGAAGAAGACCGGATAAAAGTCTGGGAGGATGTTCAGGAAGCTCTGAAGAAAAGAGAGAAATACACGCTGAAATACAGAATTCTCACCAAAAACCATGAAATCAAATGGGTAGGCGAGCAAGGATATGGCGTCTGGAACGAAAAGGATGAACTGATTTTCCTCGAAGGAATTATCATGGATATTTCACTTCAGGAGCAATACAAAAATTCTCTTGAAAAAGCTGAAGAGCGCTACCGCAACATTTTCGAAAACCTGCTGGACGTTTATTATGAAAGTACTTTTGAAGGAAAAATTCTGGAAATCAGTCCTTCTGTCTATCATTTACTCGGATATACACGAGAAGAACTCATTGGGAATAATGTCAGTATGCAGTACAAAGATATTGCACAGCGAAATGAGATGATTAACTTGCTTTCGGAAACACAAAGTGTTCATAATTACCATATTACACTTCTTTCGAAAAGTGGTAAAGAAGTGGAGGTAGGCATACACGTGACCATTGATACAAAATCCCGTGAATTTCCTGTCATGAGAGGAATTTTGCGTGATATTACAGAACTCATGCAAATGCAGGCTTCCCTTGAAGAAAGGGAAAAATATTACAGAAGCCTGTTTACCAATGCACCGAGTCCTTTTTTCAGCCTCAACAATAATTTTTATTTTGAAGAAGCCAATCCTGCTTTTCTCGAAATGACAGGATATCATTATGAGGAATTATTGCAGAAAAGTATTTTTGATTTAATCCCTGAAAACGAACATGTTCGCCTTGATTTTATCCGTCAGGAACTTGAAAAAAACAGGAAAATTGACAATTTTGAACTTAATTTGGTACACAAAGACGGAGAGATAATTAACATCTTACTCAGCGGTAACCTTTGCATAGATACTCATGCAGATACTTGTATATCACAGTTTATAGCTACCAATTTCAGCCAGAGAAAACTCCTTGAAGAAGAGCTTGAAAAAGCAAAAAGGAAAGCAGAGGAAAGTGACCGGATTAAATCGGCCTTTCTGGCCAATATGTCACACGAAATAAGAACACCCATGAATGCCATAATGGGATTTTCGAGCCTGCTAAGAGATGAAACGCTGACGTATGAAGAAAGATGTACCTACATTGATATTATTCTTAAGCGAGGAAACGATCTGCTTCAGATTATTTCTGACATCATCGATATTTCGAGAATAGAAGCCGGAGACATCCGCATTGTCATCGACAAAATTTTTGTCAATAAATTTTTAAGAGAAATAACCGGAGAATACGTTAAAATAAAGAAGCTGAAGGGGAAAGACCATATTTCTATCCGTAATTCACTGCAAAGCCTTGATGATAATGTATATATCGAAAGCGATAAGGTGAGGCTAAGTCAGATTTTTGAAAACCTGTTAAGCAATGCCTTAAAATTCACACAGGATGGTTATATTGAAATCGGCTATGAAATTTTACCCGGTTTTATTGAATTTTATGTCAGAGATACCGGTATTGGTATTCCACCGGACAAACATGAAATAATCTTTGAAAGATTCAGACAAGCAACGGATTCGCAGGCCATTGATTATGGCGGAACAGGTCTTGGACTGGCCATTGTCAAGTCACTCGTTACCATACTTGGAGGAAGCTTACGATTAGACTCAGCGGTCAATTCAGGCTCTACCTTTTATTTTACCATTCCCTTTTCAGGAAAACTGAAAGCCGATCATTCAGCAAAAAAAGTTGAGATGATCGAGCATCAGAAACCCAATCTGACGAACAGGAAAATTTTGATAGCTGAAGATGAGATAAACAACTATTATTATCTTGAATCGGTTATTTCACGATATGGCGCAAAAGTTATCTGGGCTACCGATGGCTACTCAGCAATAGAAATGATGAAGAATCAGCCTGATATAGATTTGGTGCTTATGGATATTAAAATGCCGGGCATCGATGGCTTTATCGCCACCAGAAAAATAAGGGAATTTAATCAAGGTGTTGTCATCATTGCTCAGACAGCTTATGCCATGAGCCACGACAGAGAAAGAGCCTTCC
- a CDS encoding flavin reductase family protein, translating into MKDFEKIKPEKLTDNPFKLIGDDWFLITAGTKEHFNTMTGGWEHFGILWNKPTALIYVRPTRYTFEFTEKYPLFTLCFFTENQRHILNYCGKFSGRHKDKVRETGLTPEYDAEGFIWFWEARLVVKCRKIYSGTISPENFHDERINSHYPLKDYHTQYIGEIIECLIKK; encoded by the coding sequence ATGAAAGATTTTGAAAAAATAAAGCCTGAAAAGCTGACAGACAATCCGTTTAAACTGATCGGGGATGACTGGTTTCTGATAACTGCCGGGACAAAAGAACATTTTAATACCATGACAGGAGGCTGGGAACATTTCGGAATTTTATGGAACAAACCAACTGCTCTCATTTATGTCAGACCGACAAGATACACATTTGAATTTACGGAAAAATATCCCCTTTTCACTTTATGCTTTTTCACTGAAAATCAGCGACATATTCTCAATTACTGTGGAAAATTCAGTGGCCGCCACAAAGACAAGGTCAGGGAAACAGGACTGACACCTGAATATGATGCTGAAGGTTTTATCTGGTTCTGGGAAGCAAGGCTTGTTGTTAAATGCCGTAAAATATATTCAGGCACAATATCCCCTGAAAATTTCCATGATGAACGGATAAATTCACATTATCCCCTGAAAGACTACCATACACAATACATTGGTGAGATTATTGAATGCTTAATCAAAAAATAA
- a CDS encoding SAM-dependent methyltransferase, with protein GYEAAYLFDKGFTNIFFLDYAEKAVSFFREKFPHFPENQIIQEDFFQHSGKYDLIIEHTFFCSLHPDLRKDYVRKAYDLLNEDGKLVGLFFNHQFGKGEPPFGGTAEEYINLFRNCFNFRHFSPCNCSIKPRAGRELFVVLVKKMCFNQLDERF; from the coding sequence TGGCTACGAGGCTGCCTATTTGTTTGATAAAGGATTTACAAATATTTTTTTCCTCGACTATGCTGAAAAAGCGGTAAGTTTTTTCAGGGAAAAATTTCCTCATTTTCCTGAAAATCAAATAATTCAGGAAGATTTTTTTCAACACTCAGGAAAATATGATCTCATCATTGAGCATACTTTTTTCTGTTCACTCCATCCTGATCTACGAAAAGACTACGTCAGAAAAGCTTATGACCTGCTGAATGAGGATGGAAAACTGGTCGGCCTGTTTTTTAACCATCAATTCGGGAAAGGAGAACCACCCTTTGGCGGAACTGCTGAAGAATATATCAATCTGTTCAGGAACTGCTTTAACTTTCGGCATTTCTCTCCCTGCAACTGCTCCATCAAACCCAGAGCCGGCAGAGAATTATTTGTTGTACTGGTAAAAAAAATGTGTTTTAATCAATTAGATGAAAGATTTTGA